One Micromonospora sp. FIMYZ51 genomic window carries:
- a CDS encoding cytochrome P450: MRSGPVVTVENGCPYGRAGGLLTVDPCQDYLALASAEPVSRNDDLGVWIVTGFAEVTRLLGHPALSSAWPEQGRTQLHDGDTEGARTADPVRRWFMFADEPRHRALRNIIGPLFTARRVAEFQPYVEAVVDELLDGVTDRLDVVTDLAVPLSSRVICRLLGLPPQTAPRLPGWALDIAALLVADYLPDVVRRGTTALAEITAVVRAALAGAGPADGTALAVLRRAQTAGQIDELDVAATASLLVFAGFETTATFLCKAVRTLLHTGQWAALTPAAVPAAVEELLRFDTSVQQVARLTVAPVEVAGHRIPKGELVLLMLGVANRDPEAFARPNLLDLSRPPARHLGFGHSAHYCLGAGLARLEVGTALRQLKVRWGEVELAAAPVLRPHHGVTSFEHLELRLHAGVASGTGAARRTNGSEST; this comes from the coding sequence CCGGCGGCTTGCTGACGGTGGATCCGTGCCAGGACTACCTGGCGCTGGCGAGCGCGGAACCGGTAAGCCGCAATGACGACCTGGGGGTCTGGATCGTCACCGGGTTCGCCGAGGTGACCCGCTTGCTCGGCCATCCCGCGCTCTCCTCGGCCTGGCCCGAACAGGGCCGCACCCAGTTGCACGACGGCGACACCGAGGGTGCCCGCACCGCCGACCCCGTCCGGCGGTGGTTCATGTTCGCCGACGAGCCGCGGCACCGGGCGCTGCGCAACATCATCGGTCCGCTGTTCACCGCCCGGCGGGTGGCCGAGTTCCAGCCGTACGTCGAGGCAGTCGTCGACGAACTCCTCGACGGCGTGACGGATCGGCTCGACGTGGTGACCGACCTCGCCGTACCGCTGTCCAGCCGAGTGATCTGCCGGTTACTGGGTCTGCCGCCGCAGACCGCGCCCCGATTGCCAGGATGGGCGCTGGACATCGCCGCTCTCCTGGTAGCGGACTATCTCCCCGACGTGGTGCGCAGGGGAACCACTGCGCTGGCCGAGATCACCGCAGTGGTCCGCGCGGCACTGGCCGGAGCCGGGCCGGCCGACGGCACCGCGCTCGCGGTCCTGCGCCGGGCGCAGACCGCCGGCCAGATCGACGAGCTGGACGTGGCCGCCACGGCAAGCCTGCTGGTGTTCGCCGGGTTCGAGACCACCGCAACATTTCTCTGCAAGGCGGTCCGGACGCTGCTGCACACCGGCCAGTGGGCCGCCCTGACTCCGGCGGCGGTTCCGGCTGCGGTCGAGGAGTTGCTGCGGTTCGACACCTCGGTGCAGCAGGTGGCCCGGCTGACGGTGGCCCCGGTCGAGGTGGCCGGACACCGCATCCCAAAGGGCGAGTTGGTGCTGCTGATGCTGGGCGTGGCGAACCGCGATCCCGAGGCGTTCGCTCGGCCGAATCTACTTGATTTGTCCCGTCCGCCCGCCCGGCACCTTGGCTTCGGGCACAGCGCTCACTACTGCCTCGGCGCCGGTCTCGCCCGGCTGGAGGTCGGCACCGCGCTGCGACAACTGAAAGTCCGGTGGGGCGAGGTCGAACTGGCCGCAGCGCCGGTGTTGCGGCCACACCACGGCGTCACCTCGTTCGAACATCTCGAGTTGCGGCTGCACGCCGGGGTCGCGAGCGGCACCGGGGCGGCGCGACGCACGAACGGGAGCGAATCGACATGA